The genomic segment GCGGCAATCGCGCACCTGCCTGAGGTCAAGCCCGTAAGGGCTCGAGAGGCCCTGAGAAGCGGGATTGAGCAGGCCAGACTCAGCCGTGAGTTGGCCCGCATCAGGACCGATCTCCAGGCTGAATTGGATCTCGCACAGCTCACGCCGCCGTCGCCGGACCGGCACGCGTTGCACGCCCTCTTTCGAGAGCTGGGATTTGCGGGGCTCCAACGGGCATTTGCCCCTATGTCGTCGAACAGCGCGCTCCGCGTCGTGATTCTTGATCGTGGGGCAGAGGCCGATGCGTGCGCGCGTGCCCTTCTGGCCTCCGCCAGTGTGGCTATTGCGGTCGCGTCGGATAACGACGGGCAGACCGACAAATCACTCCATGGCCTGGTCTTCTGCAATGAACCTGATGTGGCGCTCTGCTTCTCTTCTCCGGCAATCGATGCAAATCTGGAGCGCCTCCGTCCGGTCTTGTCCGGTGAGACACCTGCGAAGATCGGTCACGATCTCAAGCGTGCGATGGTCGCCCTCGCACGAAAGGAGATCGGCCTGAAGGGATTGACCTTCGATACCATGGTGGCCTCCTATCTCCTGAATCCGAACCGATCGGATCATTCCCTTTCGACCGTGGCGCTGGAGCAGTTGGGCATCGCCGTCGCTGCCGATTCCGGGATTGAGAAGGGAGGGGATAGGCGTGAGCAGGTTATGAACCGGGCAGCCGAGGAGGCGCATCTGGCGTGGCAGCTCCAAGAGGTGTTGCGGCTGAGGCTGGAGCGGTCCGGACTGCTGCCGCTGTTCGCCGGCATCGAGATGCCATTGATCGAGGTATTGGCCTCGATGGAGGGGATCGGATTCAGGGTAGATGTCGACCAGCTCGAGGAGTTGAGGAAGGAACTGGAGGGTGAGCTGAGTCGCATCGAGTCGCGCATCTTCGCCCTGGCGGGTGAGCGTTTCAACATCAACTCACCCAAGCAGTTAGCCGAGGTGTTGTTTCAGCGACTGAAGCTTGCGCCGCTGAAACGGACGAAGACCGGCTATTCCACCAATATGGAGGTACTCCAGCGGTTGGCTGCCACCCATGAGCTGCCCGCAGAGGTCCTGAATTATCGGAGCCTCGCGAAACTCAAATCGACCTATGTGGATGTGCTGCTTCGGCTTGCCGATCGCGCGAGCGGGCGTATTCATACCTCGTTCAATCAGACAGTCGCGGCGACAGGCCGCCTGAGTTCCAGTGAGCCGAACCTTCAGAATATCCCCGTTCGGACCGAGTTGGGGCGACGGATTCGCCAGGCGTTCGTGGCTGCGGCAGGACATCGCCTGCTGTCGGCCGACTATTCTCAGATCGAGCTGCGGATCCTGGCGCACCTCTCGCAGGATTGCGCGTTGATTGCCGCTTTCACGGCGGGTGCCGATGTGCACCGCAGTACAGCGGCGGAGATCTTCGGGGTAGAGCCCGAGGCGGTGACGGCAGAGATGCGGCGACGGGCCAAGGTCATCAACTTCGGTATCGTCTACGGGATGAGTCCCTTCGGCCTGGCGTCGGAACTCGATATGTCGCAGGAGGAGGCCGCTCTCTACATTAACCGATATTTTCAGATCTATCACGGGGTCAAGTCGTATATCGACCGGACGGTGCGCGAGGCGACGGAGCGAGGCTTCGTGAACACGCTGTGGGGGCGTCGCCGGGCCATTCCAGAGCTTAAGAGCGCCGATCAGACGGTTCGGCAACTCGGAGAGCGGCTGGCGATCAATACCCCGATACAGGGATCGGCGGCCGACCTGATCAAGGTCGCCATGATCGCTATCTTCAGGCGCCTGCAATCGGAGCGGTTGGGCGCGAGAATGATTTTACAGATCCACGACGAGCTGCTGTTTGAGGTGCCAGACGCCGAGTTGGATCTCATCACTCGTATTGCCACCGAGGAGATGGAGGGGGCGGCGACGCTCTGCGTCCCGCTGCAGGTGGACCTCGGAATCGGCGTGAACTGGGCTGAGGCTCATGCCTAGCGGGCAGGACGGTCGGCGGATGATCGTGATCGGTCTGACAGGGGGCATCGGTTCGGGTAAGAGTACGGTCGCCGCGATGTTCAAGGAGTTGGGGGCGACAGTCATCGATGCGGATCAGGTGGCTCACGAACTGGTCGAGCCCGATCAGCCGCTGTTCGAGGCGGTCGCCGCGGCATTCGGCCGAGAAATCGTCGGAATGAGCGGAGGCCTCGATCGTCAGCGATTGGGCGCCATCGTGTTTGCCGACGCCGACGCTCGCCGGCGATTGGAGGCGTTGCTGCACCCGGCTATCATCGTCGAGTGCGAACGTCGTATCCGGCAGGCAGCGGGGTCGGGGAGCGCGGTCTGCCTGGTCGATGCAGCACTACTGATTGAGAGCGGATGGCATACTCGCTGTGATGCGGTGATTCTTGTTGAGGCGAGCGAGGCGGTTCGGATCGAGCGCCTGGTTCGATTCAGGGGCCTCAGCCGGGATGACGCGATGCGGCGTATTCGGGCGCAGATGCCGCCACAGGAGAAGCGACGCTACGCCCACTATGTCATCGAGAATGAGGGGTCGCTCGAAGAGATGGCGCGACGGGTGCGGGCGGTGTGGGACCAGTTGTCCGCGAAGGTCGCGCCGTGAAAAAAGGCTTGACAAAGGGTATGGGCTCTACTAAGTTTAGATTGACAATCTCGCTGAGGTATCGACTTCTCCAGAGTGTCGTTTGTCGGTCGGTCCTGAATCATGATCACAGGCGTGAGACCGACGCTGCCTAAGATCTAACTCATCTGGCTTTCCAAATCAGACCATTATTTCCCATGCGTCCGGCAGGGGCCTTGTTTCAGATGACCGGCTTCCGATATTGACAGGCGTCATGCTGCAGGCTGGTTCGAAGAACAGGCGAGCAATGGGTGACATTCGCGAAGTAGAGTCATCGTCAACAGTCGTATCGACTTACGGAAGAGGAGTTTGCGTAGATGGCCCCACCAGTATCTGAATCGACCAGGCGGTCCGGTGCGTCAGAGGCGAAGGAGACGGCGACGGCGCTCCCCAGGGGTGGTTCGATGAATATCGTCGAGTTGAAGGAGAAGACCATCTCTGAGTTGAGCACCATTGCCCGGACGCTCAACGTTGTGGGCGCGAGCGGCCTCCGTAAACAAGAGCTCATCTTCAAGATCCTCGAGGCGCAAACCGAGAAGAGCGGACTGATCTTCGCGGAGGGGGTGCTCGAGGTGTTGCCGGATGGGTTTGGCTTCCTGCGAGCACCGGACTATAACTACCTGCCGGGGCCGGACGACATTTACGTCTCGCCGTCGCAGATTCGGCGCTTCGACCTCAGGACCGGCGACACCGTATCGGGACAGGTCAGACCTCCCAAGGAGGGTGAGCGCTATTTCGCCCTCCTCAAGGTTGAGGCGGTCAACTTCGAAAATCCGGAGTTGATCAAGGACAAGATCCTCTTCGATAACCTGACCCCTCTCTTCCCGAATCAACGGATCCGGCTGGAGACGACACAGGATGAGCTGAATATGCGGGTGATGGACCTCCTGACCCCGATCGGCAAGGGGCAGCGCGGGCTGATCGTCGCCCCGCCGCGGACCGGGAAGACGATCCTTCTGCAAAAGATCGCCAACAGCATTACCAAGAATCATCCCGAGGTGATCCTGATCGTTCTGCTGATCGATGAGCGACCCGAGGAGGTGACCGACTTCCAGCGGTCCGTGAAGGCAGAGGTGGTCAGTTCCACCTTTGACGAGCCGGCGACGCGCCACGTCCAGGTGGCCGAGATGGTGATCGAGAAGGCCAAACGGCTGGTGGAACATAAGCGCGACGTCGTGATCCTGCTGGATTCCATTACACGATTGGGACGGGCCTACAATACCATCGTTCCGCCGAGCGGCAAGGTACTCTCCGGCGGCGTGGACAGCAATGCGCTCCAGCGCCCCAAGCGGTTTTTCGGGGCGGCACGGAACATCGAAGAGGGTGGGAGTTTAACGATCATGGCTACAGCCCTGATCGACACCGGCAGCCGGATGGACGACGTCATCTTCGAGGAGTTCAAGGGGACCGGCAACTGCGAGTTGGTCCTGGATCGACGGTTGGTGGACAAACGGGTCTTCCCCGCCATCGACATCTTCAGGTCGGGTACGCGGAAGGAGGAGCTGCTACTCACCCAGGAGGAGCTCAACCGGATGTGGATTCTGCGCAAGGTCCTCCAAACGATGGGCGTAGTCGAGGCGATGGAACTGTTGCTCGAAAAGTTGAGGCAAGCCAGATCGAACGAGGATTTCCTGAGGGCGATGAATTCGTAGTGTTCAAGCCCCTCGCCGACGCAATCTGTCAGCCCGTCTCCTCGACGGGCTGAATTTTTTGTTGAACGACGGCCGGTCTGCCTTCAGTCGTGAGCATGACTCACGACCTCAGCGTCGTGCTCATCGGTGACAACGTACCCCCGAAACCGTCATTGCGAGCGACTGAAAGGAGCGTGGCAATCTCCCCGTTCTTAGCCGTGCGAGAAACGGTTGGATTGCTTCGGTCGCTGCGCTCTCTCGCAATGACGTAAGCGGAGATGTTGGAATCATTGACTATTTTTATTGAGCGGACTGAGCATTTGGGCCTATAATCAAGCACATTTAACTTACTGAAAAATTGGCTGTTTTCAGGGAGGGACGATCATGAAGTCAGATATTCACCCCAACTATCAAGTTACGACCATCACCTGTGCGTGCGGTGAGGTCATTCACACCCGGTCGACCGTGCCTTCGCTTCGGGTCGAGATCTGCTCTAAGTGCCACCCGCTCTTTACCGGTCGCCAGAAGCTGATCGATACCGAGGGGCGGGTCGATCGGTTCCGGAGGAAGTATGCCAGAAAGCCGAAGGCGGCCAAGGCGGCGGATGAGACCGCCTCTGCGGAACAGGCGGTAGCGGCGCCTGAGGAGGCAGTGGCATCCTGATCGCGAGAGGACGTGTAGGGGACAGTGATGTCGATGTTGCAGTTGCGTGACCGCCTGGATACCATCGAGCAGCGATCTGCCGAAATCCTGCTGCAGATGAGCGATCCGGCCATCATTACCGATCAGGTCCGTTTCCAGCGACTGGCCAAGGCATATGCCGAGCTGGAGCCGGTGGTCGAGGCATACCAGCGGTATCGTAAGCTCTTACGGGATGTCGAGGAGGCGCAGACGCTTCTGCGTGATGGAACCGAGACCGACGTACGCGAGTTGGCAGAGGCTGAGCTTGAGGAACTTGCCGTCAAGCGGACGAAGCTTGAGGAGGAGTTGACGCTCCTGCTGTTGCCGCGTGACCCGGCCGACGAGAAAAATATCATCGTGGAGGTCCGGGCCGGGGCCGGCGGTGATGAGGCCGGGCTGTTTGCGGCCGAGTTGGTCCGGATGTACAGTCGATACGCCGAACTGCAAGGCTGGCGGGTCGAGATGCTCTCTTCCAATCAGACGGGGGTCGGCGGTATGAAGGAGGCGATCCTGAGCATCGAAGGACGCGGGGCCTATAGCCGCCTGAAATTTGAGAGCGGCGTCCACCGGGTGCAGCGTGTTCCCGTCACCGAGTCCAGCGGTCGGATTCATACCTCGACCGTGACCGTTGCCGTGCTCCCGGAGGCGGAGGATGTCGAGGTTCAGATCGACCCGAAGGACCTTCGCATCGACGTCTTTCGTTCGACAGGCCCTGGGGGGCAGTCGGTCAACACGACCGATTCGGCGGTACGCATCACTCACCTGCCGACCGGGATGGTGGTGTCCTGTCAGGATGAGAAGTCGCAGCATAAGAATCGGGCGAAGGCCATGAAGGTGCTGCGGGCCCGCCTGCTTGAGGCCGCTACGGCGCAGCAAGCGGCGGAGATTTCACAGGCGCGCCGTCAGCAGGTTGGGACAGGCGACCGGAGCGAACGGATACGCACCTACAACTTCCCGCAGGGTCGGGTCACCGATCACCGCATCGGACTCACACTTCACAGCCTGCCTCGGATCCTGGAGGGGGAGTTGGAGGAGTTGATCGGCGCGCTGGCGGCCAGCGATCAGGCCGAGCGGTTAAAGGCCTTGGTGTAAGATGGGCTCCGCGGGACTCGTCACGCTGCCTGCCGGAGCGGCGGGGACCGAGTATTCGTATCGCCGCGTCGTAGAGCGCCTGGCAGGAAGCGGCGTGCAGAGCGCGCTGCTGGACGCGGCCTGTCTGATGGAGGTCGCATCGGGCATACCGCGATGGTGGTTTATCCTGGACCCGGACCGACCGATCGCCGCGGACAGGTCAGACCTCCTGGAATCGATGGTATCGCGGCGCGAGGCCAGAGAGCCGATGGCCTACATCCTCGGTGTCAAGGAGTTCTGGTCCCTTTCCTTCACGGTAAGTCCGGATGTCCTGATACCCAGGCCGGATACCGAGATACTGATCGAGACGGCCCTGGACAAAATCGGCGGCAGGCGACTAGATCCGGAGAGCCCAACACCCAACACCCAACACCCAACACCCGTCATCGTGGACCTCGGTACCGGTTCGGGTGCTATTGCCCTGGCGCTGGCGGTAGAACTGCCCCACGCACTCATCTATGCAATCGATCGTTCGCCGGGCGCCTGCCGGATCGCCAGGCGGAATATTACGGCACTGGGGTTGGCGAGCAGGGTTCGCTGTATCCAGGGCGATCTCCTGGAGCCGATTCGAACGGTCAATGCCGGTGGAGGGTGCGATCTGATCGTATCAAATCCTCCATATGTTCCCTCTGGAGAGTGCGGCACCTTATCGCCGGAGATCACCATCTACGAGCCTGTCGAGGCCATAGACGGCGGTCCGGACGGCCTGTACTATTACCGACGAATCATCGAAGCGGCCCCTACCTATCTTCGGGAGGGCGGGTGGCTGGTCCTCGAGGTCGGCGACGGCCAGGCGCCGGCCGTGACGGCCCTGATCCGAGACAGTGCTGGCTTCGGATCGGTAGAGACGCGACCGGACGTTGCCGGTTGTGACCGGGTTGTGTGTGCGCAACGATACGAGATGGCGTATGGATAAACTGATCATCAGGGGTGGGGTCCCGTTGAGGGGACAGGTGACGGCCGGCGGCGCAAAGAACGCGGCCCTGCCTGCGATGGCGGCCTCCTTGCTCACCGGTGAATCGATCCGGCTTTATCGTATTCCGCAACTGGGCGATGTGAAGACGACCATCGGCCTGCTCAACCATTTAGGGGTCAAGGCTGAACGGACTGATGGGGCAACCCTCGCCCTGCGTGCCGACGGGATCGATCAATGCGAGGCCCCCTATCAACTCGTCAGAACGATGCGGGCATCGGTGCTGGTGCTGGGCCCGCTGGTCGCCCGCTTCGGACACGCACGGGTCTCGTTGCCGGGCGGGTGCGCGATCGGGCCGAGGCCAATTAACCTGCATCTGGCGGCGCTTGAAAAGATGGGCGCAACGGTCAGCCTCGATGCCGGGTACGTCGAGGCAAAGGCGGCGCGTTTACGAGGCGCCAGGATCACGTTCGACGGCCAGACCGTCACCGGTACCGAGAATGTGATGATGGCCGCGACGCTGGCCGACGGGGTCACGGTGCTGGAGAACGCGGCGTGCGAGCCTGAGGTGATCGACTTGGCTGCCTTGTTGAATCGTATGGGGGCCAGAATCGAAGGCGCCGGAACCCCCACCATCAGTATTGAGGGTGTGTCCTGTCTACACGGGGCCGAACACGAAATCATCCCCGATAGGGTCGAGACGGGGACCTTTATAGTTGCGGCGGCGATCACCGGGGGCGATGTAACCATCAATCGCTGTCGACCGTGCCACCTGGAGGCTGTGACGGAAAAACTGCGAGAGGCCGGGGTCGTCTTGGAGGAAACCGACACCAGCGTTCGGGTCGTCGCCGATGGGCCGGTACGCGGTGTCAATATCAGGACCCATCCCTATCCGGGGTTTGCGACCGATATGCAGGCGCAATGTATGGCCCTTCTGTCGATTGCCCAAGGAAGCAGCGTCGTCACCGAGACGGTCTTTGAAAATCGGTTCATGCATGTAAATGAGCTGCTGAGGATGGGCGCAGATATTCAGGTGGTCGGCAACGTCGCCTTCGTGAACGGCGTTCCCAGGCTGACGGGCGCGCCGGTAATGGCGACCGACCTCCGTGCAAGCGCCTCGCTGGTTGTGGCTGGGCTGGCAGCCCACGGGTCCACAACCGTCTCGCGGGTGTATCATCTGGATCGGGGATATGAATCGATCGAACGGAAGCTCCGAGGTCTTGGCGCCGACATCGAGCGGGTGACGGAGTAAAGGAGAGTTTTGGGTTCTGAGCATCGAGTGTCGAGTTGGAACCCTGAACCCGAAACGCGAGACATGGCACGTGGAATCCAGCACAACGATGTGATCGCCATCGCTCTACCCAAGGGTCGACTATTGGCCCCTGTCGCGGCCCTCTTTGAGGGGATGGGCATCACCTGTCTCCGGGAATTCGCCGACTCACGCCGTCTGATCTGCGAGGATACGGATCGGCAATTGCAGTTTCTGACGCTGAAACCTACTGATATCCCGACCTATGTGGAGCATGGCGCCGCCGATATGGGTATCGTGGGAAAGGATCAGCTCCTTGAGCAACACCGGGATGTCTACGAGCCGTTGGATCTCCGGTTCGGCGCCTGTCGGCTTGTGGTCGCCGAACCGGCCGAGCTCCGCAAGCAGGATGATCCGCATTCCTGGTCGCACCTCAGGCTGGCGACGAAATACCCTAATCTTGCGGAGGCCTACTTTACCCGTAAGGGGATACAGGCAGACATCATCAAATTACACGGGTCGCTTGAGCTCGCGCCCCTTGTGGGGCTGGCCGAGCGGATCGTCGATCTCGTCGAGACCGGGCAGACCTTGAAGGAGAACGGTCTGGTCGAGGTTGAGGAGATCACGCGGTCGACGGCGCGGCTGATCGTCAATCGGGCCAGTCTGAAGACAAAGTACCGCAGGGTCCAGGAGCTGATCGAACAGATGCGGAAGCAGGTCGAGGCGCAGGCGACGAGGGTACGGCCATGAAACTGCTTC from the Candidatus Methylomirabilota bacterium genome contains:
- a CDS encoding DNA polymerase I, with amino-acid sequence MAGRSLYLIDGSSYLFRAYHALPPLSSSEGVPTGAVYGFTNMLIKIIRDERPDAVVVVFDSAGPTERHQHYADYKANRGAMPDDLSRQLPYIHRVVEAMGIPLLTQPGQEADDLIGSLAQRAAARGDRVTIATGDKDMLQLVGPGIRVYDAMKATAYDESAVLKRFGVPPGQVVEVMGLMGDAIDNIPGVRGIGEKTARSLIQQFGSIEAAIAHLPEVKPVRAREALRSGIEQARLSRELARIRTDLQAELDLAQLTPPSPDRHALHALFRELGFAGLQRAFAPMSSNSALRVVILDRGAEADACARALLASASVAIAVASDNDGQTDKSLHGLVFCNEPDVALCFSSPAIDANLERLRPVLSGETPAKIGHDLKRAMVALARKEIGLKGLTFDTMVASYLLNPNRSDHSLSTVALEQLGIAVAADSGIEKGGDRREQVMNRAAEEAHLAWQLQEVLRLRLERSGLLPLFAGIEMPLIEVLASMEGIGFRVDVDQLEELRKELEGELSRIESRIFALAGERFNINSPKQLAEVLFQRLKLAPLKRTKTGYSTNMEVLQRLAATHELPAEVLNYRSLAKLKSTYVDVLLRLADRASGRIHTSFNQTVAATGRLSSSEPNLQNIPVRTELGRRIRQAFVAAAGHRLLSADYSQIELRILAHLSQDCALIAAFTAGADVHRSTAAEIFGVEPEAVTAEMRRRAKVINFGIVYGMSPFGLASELDMSQEEAALYINRYFQIYHGVKSYIDRTVREATERGFVNTLWGRRRAIPELKSADQTVRQLGERLAINTPIQGSAADLIKVAMIAIFRRLQSERLGARMILQIHDELLFEVPDAELDLITRIATEEMEGAATLCVPLQVDLGIGVNWAEAHA
- a CDS encoding peptide chain release factor 1 codes for the protein MRDRLDTIEQRSAEILLQMSDPAIITDQVRFQRLAKAYAELEPVVEAYQRYRKLLRDVEEAQTLLRDGTETDVRELAEAELEELAVKRTKLEEELTLLLLPRDPADEKNIIVEVRAGAGGDEAGLFAAELVRMYSRYAELQGWRVEMLSSNQTGVGGMKEAILSIEGRGAYSRLKFESGVHRVQRVPVTESSGRIHTSTVTVAVLPEAEDVEVQIDPKDLRIDVFRSTGPGGQSVNTTDSAVRITHLPTGMVVSCQDEKSQHKNRAKAMKVLRARLLEAATAQQAAEISQARRQQVGTGDRSERIRTYNFPQGRVTDHRIGLTLHSLPRILEGELEELIGALAASDQAERLKALV
- the rho gene encoding transcription termination factor Rho — encoded protein: MNIVELKEKTISELSTIARTLNVVGASGLRKQELIFKILEAQTEKSGLIFAEGVLEVLPDGFGFLRAPDYNYLPGPDDIYVSPSQIRRFDLRTGDTVSGQVRPPKEGERYFALLKVEAVNFENPELIKDKILFDNLTPLFPNQRIRLETTQDELNMRVMDLLTPIGKGQRGLIVAPPRTGKTILLQKIANSITKNHPEVILIVLLIDERPEEVTDFQRSVKAEVVSSTFDEPATRHVQVAEMVIEKAKRLVEHKRDVVILLDSITRLGRAYNTIVPPSGKVLSGGVDSNALQRPKRFFGAARNIEEGGSLTIMATALIDTGSRMDDVIFEEFKGTGNCELVLDRRLVDKRVFPAIDIFRSGTRKEELLLTQEELNRMWILRKVLQTMGVVEAMELLLEKLRQARSNEDFLRAMNS
- a CDS encoding 50S ribosomal protein L31 yields the protein MKSDIHPNYQVTTITCACGEVIHTRSTVPSLRVEICSKCHPLFTGRQKLIDTEGRVDRFRRKYARKPKAAKAADETASAEQAVAAPEEAVAS
- the prmC gene encoding peptide chain release factor N(5)-glutamine methyltransferase, with the translated sequence MGSAGLVTLPAGAAGTEYSYRRVVERLAGSGVQSALLDAACLMEVASGIPRWWFILDPDRPIAADRSDLLESMVSRREAREPMAYILGVKEFWSLSFTVSPDVLIPRPDTEILIETALDKIGGRRLDPESPTPNTQHPTPVIVDLGTGSGAIALALAVELPHALIYAIDRSPGACRIARRNITALGLASRVRCIQGDLLEPIRTVNAGGGCDLIVSNPPYVPSGECGTLSPEITIYEPVEAIDGGPDGLYYYRRIIEAAPTYLREGGWLVLEVGDGQAPAVTALIRDSAGFGSVETRPDVAGCDRVVCAQRYEMAYG
- a CDS encoding ATP phosphoribosyltransferase; amino-acid sequence: MARGIQHNDVIAIALPKGRLLAPVAALFEGMGITCLREFADSRRLICEDTDRQLQFLTLKPTDIPTYVEHGAADMGIVGKDQLLEQHRDVYEPLDLRFGACRLVVAEPAELRKQDDPHSWSHLRLATKYPNLAEAYFTRKGIQADIIKLHGSLELAPLVGLAERIVDLVETGQTLKENGLVEVEEITRSTARLIVNRASLKTKYRRVQELIEQMRKQVEAQATRVRP
- a CDS encoding dephospho-CoA kinase — translated: MPSGQDGRRMIVIGLTGGIGSGKSTVAAMFKELGATVIDADQVAHELVEPDQPLFEAVAAAFGREIVGMSGGLDRQRLGAIVFADADARRRLEALLHPAIIVECERRIRQAAGSGSAVCLVDAALLIESGWHTRCDAVILVEASEAVRIERLVRFRGLSRDDAMRRIRAQMPPQEKRRYAHYVIENEGSLEEMARRVRAVWDQLSAKVAP
- the murA gene encoding UDP-N-acetylglucosamine 1-carboxyvinyltransferase — protein: MDKLIIRGGVPLRGQVTAGGAKNAALPAMAASLLTGESIRLYRIPQLGDVKTTIGLLNHLGVKAERTDGATLALRADGIDQCEAPYQLVRTMRASVLVLGPLVARFGHARVSLPGGCAIGPRPINLHLAALEKMGATVSLDAGYVEAKAARLRGARITFDGQTVTGTENVMMAATLADGVTVLENAACEPEVIDLAALLNRMGARIEGAGTPTISIEGVSCLHGAEHEIIPDRVETGTFIVAAAITGGDVTINRCRPCHLEAVTEKLREAGVVLEETDTSVRVVADGPVRGVNIRTHPYPGFATDMQAQCMALLSIAQGSSVVTETVFENRFMHVNELLRMGADIQVVGNVAFVNGVPRLTGAPVMATDLRASASLVVAGLAAHGSTTVSRVYHLDRGYESIERKLRGLGADIERVTE